From the genome of Buteo buteo chromosome 4, bButBut1.hap1.1, whole genome shotgun sequence:
tgaaggaaaaagcGAACATCACCTTTAGGTGTTGTGCTAAGGCAGTTTATAacagtatttgtatttattagaGATGATGCGTCATAGTGAGGTTATCTGAACTGAGCATGGCTTTGAACTATGCACAGcatctctccttttctgtttgacAATTCTAATTTCAGTCCTTAAGCCAGCCTTAGCCTATCCTTATTGCATCTCTAAAAGCAGCTGGTTGCCTAATTCCTTTTAACATTTGTTGTGAAGTCGTTTGGTGAGAAGGGAGTTGGGAGGTGGGCAGCCTTGGCTGTGAGTGACATCTCCTGGCGTGCAGAGCTGCCTGTGACAGTGCCATGTCGGCTGGAGGAGCAGCTTCCTATTTGTCGTGAGGCTCTGGAAGACACTGGGGATGATCCTGCTTCCTTGCCTTCACACAGAGTTGCCTCCCATGCTGGTGTGGTCCTTCCTGGGTTATTCACCAAGAGCAACAGGgtttctgcagcaaaactgCTGTTAGCTGGAATGGCTGCCAACTTCATTCTCAGCTGATAGCTAACTCAGAGACAAAAAGGGTATTAGATCTGTTTATGTTCTGGGACCTGCACCACTCACTGGATGGAACCAGTGGTAGCCCCTACAATAAAACAGAGTCCAAAATTAGAAACAGAGATGCctgagcagctgggctgtgctcAAACATCTGGAGAGAGCTTAATACCGGCACAGCTGGGCAGGGCTCCAGCACCAGGTGGCTCTGAGCTTTGGGGTGGAGAAGAAGAGAAGCAGTGTCATTTCTATGCCTACTTATGGCCTTATGTGATGTTTTTATCACCACTTACAGTGGGCAgtatggaagaaggagcagagaTCTGTCTCTATTTGGGTTCTGGCTGGGCACAGAGACAGAAGATCATGCCTGCTTGGTCTTCAGCTGAGGATAACTGCTAGTGGAAGAAAAGTCCTGGGGCCTGGCAATCAGAGGTGTTACAGGGTTAAGTACTGCTCTGCTTGGTGGACACTGAGGAGTGTTTGCACGGCATTGAGAGTCGTGGGGTGCAAAGGAGCTGGAGGAGTCTAGGGAATAAGTTAATTCTTTAGCTACTGCAGAACCTGCAATTATGCCTAGAGCTGATGGAGGTAATCAAGTGTGCAGAAAAGGGAACTTGTTCAAATACCTCACCTTTCTGAGCAAATGGCAGGTGAGTTTTAATTACATTGAATTCTTTATCTGGATTTACAACGTTGtagtttggtttgggtttttttaataatcgAGTACTCAGGTCTGTACACTTTGAGTGCTATTTAGAAGGTTATTGCTTTGTTAGGCTACCTTCTGGATTATGCTTGTCATTTTGTACCTTTTCTCATATGAAACATTTCAACAAAAAGCTGCTTGGTAGCATTAGAGTTCATGCAGATGGATGCTCTGATATGGGATACAGCAATGAAGTCACATATCTGCAATCCCCAGAGTCCTGAAAAGTGCTTATGATACTGAGCTAAAATTCAGGCAAAAGTCATGTTCAGGGTTAAGGAAATTATgtgccttggaaaaaaatgactaATCTCAGGTTGCAGGTGGGATGCAGACAATTATCATTATGCCTCTGCCTACAGACGAGGgatttttacagctgtttatTGGGATGGTCCATTACAGTGAGAAAATTGTTCCCATTTTGCTGCTAATGCTGCTAGTTTCAGAGTGTGGCTGCTGAAAAGACACAGCAGACAGACCATACGCATCACAACAGGAAgtttgaaaactttgaaatgATGCGGAGTCACACATCCTTCATTCCTATGACAGTAAACACCCAACAAAGCCATTAGTGGCTGCCTCTGGGTGAGATCTCAGAGTAACGGTGGCAATAATTCCGTTGATGTGCTGTGCAACTGTCAGCAgcagtttcagttttaaagcatACTAGCTTCATATCTATACTGTGCAGTTAATTTTACATTATAGCATctgtttttattcatttttctagtgttaaaataatttttgttcaaCAGATATGCTCAGTGCTATCATAACCTGAGCCAACCACTCTCTCCAATAAGAAGAAAAGTCTCCCAGCTGTCATGCTCTGTTGTTTCTAATCACTTCAAGCCATCAGTTCTGGGGCCTTTTCAAGTAAAGCTGTATAAAATGCATTCTTACCTCCTACTGTCTGGTATGTGTactaaactatttttttaagctgcattCTTGGACATATTGGCAAGCGTGCTATGCCTCTAACAGGCACTCACAAAATGCGAGCATAACAAGCTTCCAAATTTCACAGTTAGTCTCAGCAGATTTACACATGAGCATGATGAGAGGGAGCACAGAGCTCCAGGTCAGCATTAGGTTTCCAATGGACCTGCCTGCAAGATCTTCAAAACAAGTTCTTTTGGCACTTTTAGGTTCCATTTTCTCTAGGTAGGTGGGAAGATGTTATCTGTCTACAGTTAGAGATTTCCAGAGGtatgttgtttcttttcacttagGCTAACTGCTGAAAATAACTCTAGGACTTGGGGTCATTTGTAAGGCTGGGTAACACTTTGTATAGTTCTGGTGCTTGGGACCGCCTTTCATGTGAAACCACAGTGGTTAGAAGATGACCCTGTTCAGAACTTGAATGCTTTTCATATTTGCATGTGCGACGTGGGGTGCCAGGATGGATTTGGAGCATTGAACCAGTATCACCTGAGGGTTGGAGAATGACCTCTGGAAGGAACTCCAGTTCTGGCATGCAGATGCAGAGCAGGTTCAGTCACCTTACCTTCTTGGAGCGTGAAGATAGTTGATGTGGTTGCCTGCACAGAGGTATTGTCACCCTGGAGGACCTGTAATGTACTTCTAAACATCTCCTGGAGTATTTGTATACAAGGAGAAGAGAAATTAGTACCCATGTGAGCAGTCAGACAATCAGTGCTTTTGAGTATAGAGCATCAGTCTGGGTAGAAATGGATTTCATGTCATAGGGGGAGCAGGTATGTCCCCTAGAGTGCTGAAACTAGTTTTTAGTTGTAGGCATTGAATTTACAGCTAGATTATAAatctggaaaatactttttctgatACCCTTTCTAGAACTTTGTGTTGTAAGatggtattttattaaaaaataccaaaactgGCTGAGCCTAAGTTGTGAAGTGAGATTTCCACCATGGGATATATGAAGGAGaatccaaagcagaaaaatataaaagacagTATCATGCTAGCTACTAACAAATGCAGGTATATGTACATTGGTTCTGAAAGCTCAAATGCCATATTGATTATGAATGATTTCCATCAGCCATAAGTAGCTTTTTATACAGAATTCTACTGCTAACCATGTATTTTAAGCCCCCAAAATCTTAATTAGTTAGATAGGTCATACCAAATATATCAGTAACACTTAAGGAATCAGACTGGTACAAGTTTTGcaaagtgtgatttttttaaccATATCACACCAATTCTGCAAATACAGGCTATTCAGAATTTACTGGTCTTGTGACAAGTGGCATCAAAAATCTCCATAGATTTCTTAAATACCCTGTGGAGTGCAGATCATATTTTCCGTATATCGTTGCCAAGGTGCAGGACAGCATTGCTTGAACTGACTGCCACATACTGAAATGTTAGTGTTAGACTTCCCAAATGCATTACTGGTGATGACGATGTTGTAAATTATTGTAAAaatcattgtaaaaaaaaaaaagaagcacaagTATACTAGGACAAAGTGTTGCAGGGGTTAAAGCTTTGGGTTCCACAGGTTACGCTATTTATATATTAGCAGTCTGTTCTTTCAGCTTCTCGGGCATTATTAAGCCAAATGCAGAGCTCTAGAAGAAGTTGGTGTTTGCCCCATACAGATGCTTTTGCTATATGGTTGCTCAGTCACTTGCAGGTATCTCAAGGACAGGCTAACCATAAGCTGCATCTTGAAGTCCTCCTTCATCACCACATGGAACAGGGCAGCCCGTGGAGATATGGCACGGCCCATGAGAGCAGATCTGCAGGACACCAGggctcagctctgcctctgaGAAATCCCGCACAAGGACTTGGAGCAGGGATGGGCAAAGCCAGAGGCTTCGTAGTGGAAAGGGACTGCAGGAACGTGCCTGAAGACCTTTGGGGTGGGAGGTAAGATGGGCTACTGGGATACTAACGTGCTTTTTCTGCTCTAGTCACAGGTACCAAACCAAAGATGTCCTGGACAAGAAAGATTCTACTCATCCTGGGATTCCTCTCTACTTTGGCTGTAATTGCTTTAATTGCTGTAGCAGTGACCCAAAACAAGCCACTTCCGAAGAATATTAAGGTATTACAAGCTGGGACTCTTACAGGAAGACAAGCCAAGCTGGGGGGTTAGGTGTGCATAGTGCTCCAGGACATGTTGCTGCCTTGCTGGGTCTGGCTAACCTCTTTTTCTGGGTCCATGCACCTCAACATCTCATTTTACATCTTCACAGTAAAAACAGATATGGCTTCACATGGGATCATCTCCTAAGTAATCAGTCCcgattttgctgcttctctgctcttGTATGCTTTGATGGACACTTTGCACTGAAGCACTACTGAGAAAAGACTCAGCATGTTCCCACAGCTGCCAGATAGGCTGCTCATTTCTGGCCCCCCTGTGTGTGGAGACCAGCGCATGCTGTGTCTGGTTCGGTGCCTCGGGTGCAATGATGGCTCTGTTTTGCCCACAGTATGGGATCGTGCTGGATGCGGGGTCATCCCACACTAACCTGTATGTGTACGAGTGGCCAGCAGAGAAGGAGAACGACACTGGAGTGGTGCAGCAGGTGGAGGTGTGTAAAGTCGAAGgtaagaggagaaaagggagctGTGGAAGGGGCACGGGATGAAGAAGAGATAATACAACCAAAGGGTGGGGGAGGAGAAACCTGGAGGAAGAGGCCAATAGTGAAAACAGTGTTACATCTGTGAGCTAATGTATATCCCACCACTTCCCACGGGGACCTGTACGTGCCTGACCTTCCAGGGAGGAAAGCTGGatcccctttttcctttgtttttaggATGCTTGGAAGTAagtgcttttttggaaagaactACACCAAAGAACgtacttaaataaataaaacgtCTGCATGCACCCTTGCTGAAGTGCCGATGAACATTAGGCAGCAAGAGGGGAGGGCATGGTTTGCTCTTTTTCAAGGCTTCTGTGCAAGCTCAGCACTGGGCTTGCAGGCCAAGGTTGCTCAACTTATCCACGTCAtggtttatcttttttattctaTCGCTGCGTAGATACTGTATGGTTTAGGAAGGCATAAATGAAGCCCAAGGGTGCACGTGACAAGGAACAGGGTAGACCGTCATGGATCGCTGCAGTCTGGGGGGAGGAGCGGTGTTGTCAGAGCCTGCCTGGGGTCTTTTCAGGCCTGCCTGCAGCGCAGGGGAGAGCCACGCTGTTATCGAGCTGCTGCGATAGctgctcagcactgcagcaTGCCACGCCACGAGCACCACGCCGAGCGTATGGCAACCTAGAGCAAATGCAGAGTGGGCTTCACTGCTGCCCCTGCAGGCACTGCTCCTGGGGCAGTCCACTCACCAGGGGACACACGGCAGGGAGGgacaattaatttttctttgggtCAGCATGAAAGCGGATAGCTGCAAAACATTTAGTGCTGTAGTATGAGCATACAATACACAAACAAATGACAGCATCTTCTCCCAGAGGACCCAGTGTAGTGAAGGGTCAGGGATCTTCATGTGTAGATCCAGGGTATGCCCAGGCAGAAGCAGAGATGAGCCTGCAGATGTCCAGGACATACTAAGGAAATGATCTGTCTCACTGCAGCCCTATCGCTAGTTCATAGCCTGCTTCGCGGAGACCGGGTGGCAGATGCTGGGTGCTGTGGCTGTCTCTGGGTGCATCGGGCTTAGTTGGTGCTGTAGAATTTCTAAAACCCCTTAGAAATGGGGTGGTTGAATCTGATGTTGCTGCCCGTGATAGTGATATGGTTTAACACGACTGCTCGTGACAGCACTCTGGGGTTATGCTTGGAGTTTGAGCAATGAAATGTCCTTATTTCTTGCAGGCCCCGGGATCTCAGGTTACTCCCATGCCACGGAGGAGGCAGGTCCCTCTCTGACACAGTGCCTACGACAAGCAGAAGAGGTGATTCCCTCAAAGCAGCACCAAGAGACACCCGTCTACCTCGGAGCAACTGCTGGCATGCGGCTTCTCAGGTACTGCAGggcttctccccttctcctgcagcactACACCTGGGACCGCCATGGATGCTCAGTGGGGGCCTCTTGGGCAAAGTCCTTGTAAATGTTGCCAGCTCACACTTTGCCCAGATACCCTCTTCTGCCACTGGCCTCTCTGAACCCCGAGTCTCGCTGGGCTCTTCCCCTGCTTGCCCAGCAGGTCCTTTTCCACTCATTCCAACCTTCCATCATCTCCAGCACCCACATGCAGCACAGAGATACCAGGAGGGTAGCAGTGTGCAAGCTGATGCTCAGGGGATGCCTAGACAACCCCCACAGTCTGGTACTAGGCCTGACCCAGGATTTTTGATCCCAACCATGTTGCCACTCCCCACATACCTTGACTAAGCCTGAGACCATCAGAGCTAAGGTAACTTCATAATCATGTCCTCCTTTAATTCCAATTTGTGATTTTCATGGGGGTGCCCCAGACCTCTTGCCTGGCTGGAAGAGGGAGCTGATCTTATGTATTGCCTGGGAAATCTCCCTGGGGATACCAGAGGGCATGGATTTCTTCTGTAACAGTGGTAGCAAAGCGGGATAGGAATCTCCACGGTGCAATCCCTACCAGGGCACATGCTCCAGGAGAACAAGAGAGCTCTGGTCTCTGCTCTGGGTACCACTCTCAGCTGTGGGGTCTGTAAGTGTCAGAGCTAGTGGCAGCTGTGCTGTCAAGGTATGATAGAGAGGGACATGGCCAGTTAGAGCTGGATGTACCCATATGAATACCTGTTCTGTTATAATCAACGCTTGGTGGGGAGTTGCAGCCTGCCTACTCAGAAGAAAGCCCGTAGGCTGCAGAGAGCTGTCAGCCGCAGTCACTCCATCCTTTCTTCCATTCATCCAGCTTGGAGAATAAAAGTGCAGCTGACCAAGTCTTGTCCTCCGTAGAGAAGACACTACGCTCAGGTCCCTTCAACTTCCAGGGTGCCAGAATCATCAGTGGTCAGGAAGAAGGAGCCTATGGATGGATCACCATTAACTACCTGCTGGGCAATTTCAAGCAGGTACTGTATCAATGGCAAGTCCATATTTGAATCATTGGCTTGCAGCACTTTGTAAGTCATGCCTCGCAGGAGGGTGTTGCAGGCACTATCTTCCCTTGTAAGCCATTTACCAGAGATGGGGAAGCTGCACGTCTTGCCTCAGCAATTACTGTGAGTACATCCTGATACCAATAAGTGTCAGGATGTACCACTGTAGTCAGGCTTAAAGCATTGAAATAAAACACCAGCATTTTTGATAACTTCGCTTGGGTACAGCATCCTCCTCACTTCCTgatctaaaatatttctgtgcctgCAAAGTTTGACAATGATTCTTTACTATTGAGCTTATAAATCATCTGGGAGCTGAAACACTAAGTTGACTGTTTTTTCTCATAACAGTTGTTTTAGATTTCATATTCTTAGTTCTTCTGGCAAGCACTCAGACATGAtccagcttctgcttttccaagCCTGCATCTTTCTTGTGTCTTGTTCCAGCTCTCATATCATGCCCCCCTCCAGGTCTTCCTGCCTTTCCTGtgttctgtgcttctgcttctctcctcataggtcttcctcttttttttttttaatctgttttaccctgagttattttttttttaaagtctggcTGGACAAAACTTCTACATTCCCTGAGATCCATAAGTGAGACATCAGGAGCACTAGACCTCGGAGGAGCCTCAACACAGATTACCTTTGTACCAAATGAATTCTCTTCTGAGTCCCCAGAGAACCTGCTCTACTTCCGTCTCTATGGCAAGGATTACCTAGTGTACACGCACAGCTTTCTCTGCTATGGGAAGGACCAGGCTCTGCAACAGAAACTGGCCAGGGACCTACAGGCAAGTACATCTGTAATTGCTGGCGGAGATCCTGGACCCTCCCAGCTTTGACATGCCGGTTGCTGTAAAAGTTGCTGTGTCCCAGCTAAATGTCTCATCCCTTAGTCTGGGTTTGGGAAATGTTGTTGTCCTCCATAAAGACTGGGTAGATGCCCAGAGAGATGACagtcaacattttcaaaagtactACCAATTCGAGGTGCCTTCATTCTTGGGCAT
Proteins encoded in this window:
- the ENTPD1 gene encoding ectonucleoside triphosphate diphosphohydrolase 1 isoform X2 — encoded protein: MSWTRKILLILGFLSTLAVIALIAVAVTQNKPLPKNIKYGIVLDAGSSHTNLYVYEWPAEKENDTGVVQQVEVCKVEGPGISGYSHATEEAGPSLTQCLRQAEEVIPSKQHQETPVYLGATAGMRLLSLENKSAADQVLSSVEKTLRSGPFNFQGARIISGQEEGAYGWITINYLLGNFKQSGWTKLLHSLRSISETSGALDLGGASTQITFVPNEFSSESPENLLYFRLYGKDYLVYTHSFLCYGKDQALQQKLARDLQTVENSSLFDPCFHQGYQRTINISDLFKNPCTSAKEKQFPFSQLYIQGEGDYQKCRRNILKLFNKNYCPYSSCSFNGIYLPPLQGDFGAFSAFYFVMNFLNLTGEQSPVALDKVASTIESFCARPWHEVKTAYHQIKEKYLSEYCFSGAYILSLLENGYEFTEKNWQRIHFLGKIGSSDAGWTLGYMLNLTNMIPAEEPAVPPLSHGSYVGLMVLCSLVLVSVLLFAWLLFHKPKCLQKGIV
- the ENTPD1 gene encoding ectonucleoside triphosphate diphosphohydrolase 1 isoform X1, which produces MDEPKVTGTKPKMSWTRKILLILGFLSTLAVIALIAVAVTQNKPLPKNIKYGIVLDAGSSHTNLYVYEWPAEKENDTGVVQQVEVCKVEGPGISGYSHATEEAGPSLTQCLRQAEEVIPSKQHQETPVYLGATAGMRLLSLENKSAADQVLSSVEKTLRSGPFNFQGARIISGQEEGAYGWITINYLLGNFKQSGWTKLLHSLRSISETSGALDLGGASTQITFVPNEFSSESPENLLYFRLYGKDYLVYTHSFLCYGKDQALQQKLARDLQTVENSSLFDPCFHQGYQRTINISDLFKNPCTSAKEKQFPFSQLYIQGEGDYQKCRRNILKLFNKNYCPYSSCSFNGIYLPPLQGDFGAFSAFYFVMNFLNLTGEQSPVALDKVASTIESFCARPWHEVKTAYHQIKEKYLSEYCFSGAYILSLLENGYEFTEKNWQRIHFLGKIGSSDAGWTLGYMLNLTNMIPAEEPAVPPLSHGSYVGLMVLCSLVLVSVLLFAWLLFHKPKCLQKGIV